The following coding sequences lie in one Mucilaginibacter sp. KACC 22773 genomic window:
- a CDS encoding HAD family hydrolase yields the protein METANVKILFFDVGGILLSNGWGHEAREEAAKRFNLDYAEVNALHNFIFNVYEIGSITLDEYLDTVIFNHPRDFVREDFKDFIYSTSYELPGMLAWLKEWKKDCGFRIISLNNEGKELNDYRVRKFKLHDAFDAFVSSCEVKMRKPDPGIWQLAMGIAQASPQQCVYFDDRMMFVTTAQKLGIRSFQHTSFETTKKILEDLKKENLK from the coding sequence ATGGAAACCGCAAACGTAAAGATCCTTTTTTTCGACGTAGGAGGTATTTTATTGTCGAACGGGTGGGGGCACGAGGCGCGCGAGGAAGCAGCCAAAAGGTTTAACCTTGATTATGCCGAAGTAAACGCCCTGCACAATTTCATTTTCAATGTATATGAAATTGGCAGCATCACTTTAGATGAGTACCTGGATACGGTAATATTTAACCATCCCCGCGATTTTGTAAGGGAAGATTTTAAGGATTTTATTTATTCTACCTCCTATGAGCTGCCGGGTATGCTGGCCTGGCTTAAAGAGTGGAAAAAAGATTGCGGTTTCCGTATTATATCCCTTAATAACGAGGGTAAAGAGTTAAATGATTACCGAGTGCGTAAGTTTAAACTGCATGATGCATTCGATGCGTTTGTATCATCGTGCGAGGTAAAAATGCGCAAGCCCGATCCGGGCATCTGGCAACTGGCCATGGGTATTGCCCAGGCATCGCCGCAACAATGTGTGTACTTTGACGACAGGATGATGTTTGTTACCACAGCCCAAAAATTGGGCATCCGCTCGTTTCAGCATACAAGTTTCGAGACCACCAAAAAAATATTAGAAGACCTTAAAAAAGAAAACCTCAAATAA
- the tal gene encoding transaldolase: MATNNVKQIHDFGQSIWLDFIDREIIASGKLQKLIDEDGVRGVTSNPAIFEKAITGSSDYDNDIRELSATTDDNEELFFGLAISDIQQATALFKGVYDESNKVDGYVSLEVSPFLALDTEGTAKQAEELWRKVDRENVMIKIPGTKPGLAAIQQSIAKGININVTLLFGLQRYEEVTEAYIAGLEEHLAAGHKIAHISSVASFFLSRIDVIVDPLLEAKGAKDLQGEVAIASAKKAYEIYKRVFSTERWQKLAAQGAQPQRLLWASTGSKNPAFKDTKYVEALIGPDTVDTVPLETVEAFRDHGIAANTLEAGLDEATATLTKLKDLGIDLDAITQQLEDEGIEKFNKPFEKLLKAIEDQKSKVA, translated from the coding sequence ATGGCAACCAACAATGTAAAACAGATACATGATTTCGGACAGAGTATCTGGCTTGATTTCATCGATCGCGAAATCATCGCATCCGGAAAACTGCAAAAACTAATTGACGAAGATGGCGTAAGAGGCGTAACTTCAAACCCGGCTATTTTTGAAAAAGCGATAACCGGCAGTTCTGATTATGACAATGATATCAGGGAGCTTTCGGCAACTACCGATGATAACGAAGAACTATTTTTTGGTTTGGCCATAAGCGATATTCAGCAAGCTACCGCCCTGTTTAAAGGGGTGTATGATGAATCAAACAAAGTTGACGGATATGTTAGCCTGGAAGTTTCTCCGTTTTTGGCTTTAGATACCGAAGGCACCGCCAAACAAGCCGAAGAACTTTGGAGAAAAGTTGACCGTGAAAACGTAATGATCAAAATCCCTGGCACTAAACCGGGTTTGGCTGCTATCCAGCAATCCATTGCAAAAGGCATCAACATTAACGTTACCCTGCTTTTTGGTTTGCAGCGCTATGAAGAAGTAACCGAAGCTTATATTGCCGGTTTAGAGGAGCACTTAGCTGCAGGCCATAAAATTGCACATATATCGTCAGTTGCCAGCTTCTTTTTAAGCCGCATTGATGTTATTGTTGATCCGCTGTTGGAAGCAAAAGGCGCTAAAGACCTGCAAGGTGAAGTTGCTATCGCATCGGCTAAAAAAGCATACGAAATTTACAAAAGGGTGTTCAGCACCGAAAGATGGCAAAAACTGGCCGCACAAGGCGCACAGCCACAGCGTTTACTTTGGGCAAGCACAGGCAGCAAAAACCCTGCTTTTAAAGATACCAAATACGTTGAGGCTTTAATTGGCCCGGATACTGTGGATACCGTTCCATTAGAAACTGTTGAAGCTTTCCGTGATCATGGTATTGCTGCAAACACGCTTGAAGCTGGTTTAGATGAGGCAACCGCCACTTTGACCAAATTGAAAGATTTAGGTATCGATCTTGACGCCATCACCCAGCAATTGGAAGACGAAGGCATCGAAAAATTCAATAAACCATTCGAGAAACTGTTGAAGGCTATCGAAGATCAAAAAAGTAAAGTAGCCTAA
- the rpiA gene encoding ribose 5-phosphate isomerase A — MNWDSSLIKNLAWSSEIINAAGKQKVAQQIAAKVKDGDVLGVGSGSTVYMALLAIADRIKAEKLNVLAIPTSLEISMFCTKLGIPLTTLFEHKPDWLFDGADEVDPNNSLIKGRGGAMFKEKLLIASSAVNYIIVDDSKIVDKIGTNFPIPIEVFPQALLHVEAELEKLGANSIVIRPAKGKDGPIISENNNMVLDCRFDEVPLSLEKDIKGITGVIESGLFMGYNLEILVASNN, encoded by the coding sequence ATGAATTGGGATAGTAGTTTAATTAAAAACCTTGCGTGGTCGTCAGAGATCATTAATGCCGCGGGCAAGCAAAAGGTAGCGCAACAAATTGCCGCTAAGGTAAAGGATGGCGATGTACTGGGCGTTGGTTCGGGTTCTACGGTGTACATGGCTTTGTTGGCTATTGCGGATAGGATCAAGGCCGAGAAGTTAAACGTTTTAGCTATCCCTACATCGCTGGAGATCTCGATGTTTTGTACCAAATTGGGTATCCCGCTTACTACTTTGTTTGAACACAAGCCCGACTGGCTGTTTGATGGTGCCGACGAGGTTGACCCAAACAACAGCCTGATTAAAGGACGTGGAGGAGCGATGTTTAAGGAGAAACTGCTGATAGCATCCAGCGCCGTTAACTATATTATTGTAGATGACTCCAAAATAGTGGATAAGATTGGTACCAACTTCCCTATCCCTATAGAGGTATTTCCGCAGGCTTTGCTGCATGTGGAAGCGGAACTGGAAAAACTGGGAGCCAACAGCATAGTGATCAGGCCGGCCAAAGGCAAGGATGGTCCAATTATATCCGAAAACAATAACATGGTTTTGGATTGCCGCTTTGATGAAGTACCGTTAAGCCTCGAAAAGGATATAAAAGGGATTACCGGCGTTATCGAGAGCGGATTATTTATGGGGTACAACCTGGAAATTTTGGTAGCATCGAATAATTAA
- the tkt gene encoding transketolase, whose product MENTQDIEKLAIDTVRILSADAVQKANSGHPGTAMALAPMGHVLWSQFLNYNPKNPDWANRDRFILSCGHACMLQYSFLYLTGYDLSLDDIKNFRQLNSKTAGHPEYGLAPGIDVTTGPLGQGFANGVGFAIAQKHLAARYNKPGYDLFNYHVYAIVSDGDMMEGVTSEAASLAGHLELGNIIYLYDDNHISIEGATDITFNEDVSARFRSYGWHVQDLPDVNDTHALELALVNAKAEAQKPSLIRVRSLIAYGSPNKSGTAGSHGAPLGADEIKLVKEFFGFDPDKSFNVPDDVLKYYHDKGARGGASEEKWNKLFADYKKEYPELAAEYETAFKGDLPEGWLDKLPVFKGSDPKMATRQASGKVLNAIAASLPNLIGGAADLAPSTETNLKGFDSFTSENRSGRNFHFGIREHAMGSALNGMALTKGVLPFGATFLMFSEYMRPPIRLAAIMKVSPIFVYTHDSIGLGEDGTTHQPVEQLASLRSIPNVTTIRPADANESAHAWRVAIQKKDGPTILVFTRQGLPILDQDKYGKAENLEKGAYILSEASKNPDLILIATGSEVALIMDAQVKLEAEGISTRVVSMPSWELFEKQDAAYKELVFPKAYRKRLAVEMASPMGWHKYTTDEGDMLGMTTFGESAPADDLYKHFGFTVDNVIKRAKALL is encoded by the coding sequence ATGGAAAACACACAGGACATAGAAAAATTAGCAATAGATACCGTACGGATCTTATCGGCAGATGCAGTGCAAAAAGCAAATTCGGGCCACCCCGGCACAGCCATGGCACTTGCACCTATGGGCCACGTTTTATGGTCGCAATTTTTAAACTACAACCCTAAAAACCCGGATTGGGCAAACCGCGACAGGTTTATACTTTCATGCGGTCATGCTTGTATGTTGCAGTACAGCTTTTTGTACTTAACCGGATATGATTTAAGTTTAGATGATATCAAAAACTTTCGCCAGCTAAACAGCAAAACTGCCGGTCACCCGGAGTATGGTTTGGCCCCTGGTATTGATGTTACTACCGGTCCGCTGGGACAGGGCTTTGCAAATGGTGTTGGCTTTGCCATTGCGCAAAAACACCTGGCAGCACGCTACAATAAACCCGGTTATGATCTTTTTAACTACCACGTTTACGCTATTGTGAGTGATGGCGATATGATGGAAGGCGTAACCTCTGAGGCCGCTTCATTAGCCGGCCACCTGGAGTTAGGCAACATTATTTATTTATATGATGATAACCACATTTCGATAGAGGGTGCTACTGATATTACTTTTAACGAAGATGTGAGCGCGCGTTTCCGTTCATACGGCTGGCATGTACAGGATTTGCCGGACGTTAACGATACCCACGCTTTAGAGCTTGCTTTAGTTAATGCCAAGGCCGAAGCGCAAAAACCATCCTTGATCCGTGTGCGTTCATTAATCGCTTATGGCAGCCCTAATAAATCGGGTACTGCAGGTTCGCACGGTGCGCCGCTTGGTGCCGATGAAATTAAACTGGTTAAAGAGTTTTTTGGCTTCGATCCGGATAAATCATTCAACGTGCCTGATGATGTGTTAAAATATTACCATGATAAAGGAGCGCGCGGTGGTGCATCCGAAGAAAAATGGAACAAGCTATTTGCTGATTATAAAAAAGAATATCCTGAATTAGCCGCCGAATATGAAACCGCGTTTAAAGGCGACCTGCCCGAAGGCTGGCTTGATAAATTGCCGGTATTTAAAGGATCTGATCCTAAAATGGCTACCCGCCAGGCATCTGGTAAAGTATTAAACGCCATTGCGGCAAGCTTGCCTAACCTAATTGGCGGCGCGGCAGATTTGGCCCCATCAACAGAAACCAACCTGAAGGGTTTTGACTCGTTCACATCCGAAAACAGGAGCGGCCGAAACTTCCACTTTGGTATCCGCGAGCATGCCATGGGCTCGGCATTAAATGGTATGGCTTTAACCAAAGGTGTACTGCCTTTTGGCGCAACCTTTTTGATGTTCTCTGAATATATGCGCCCGCCAATCCGTTTGGCTGCCATTATGAAAGTGAGCCCGATATTTGTTTACACCCACGATAGTATAGGTTTAGGCGAGGATGGCACAACCCACCAGCCGGTTGAGCAATTGGCCTCCCTGCGCTCTATTCCCAACGTAACCACCATCCGCCCGGCCGATGCCAACGAAAGTGCGCATGCGTGGCGTGTGGCTATCCAGAAAAAAGATGGCCCTACTATATTGGTATTTACCCGCCAGGGCTTACCTATCCTCGATCAGGATAAATACGGTAAGGCAGAAAACCTGGAAAAAGGTGCTTACATCCTATCTGAAGCCAGCAAAAATCCCGACCTGATATTAATTGCAACAGGATCGGAAGTTGCCTTGATTATGGATGCGCAGGTAAAACTGGAAGCAGAAGGTATATCAACCCGCGTGGTAAGTATGCCATCATGGGAATTATTTGAAAAACAGGATGCAGCCTACAAAGAGTTGGTATTTCCTAAAGCATACCGCAAACGTTTGGCTGTTGAAATGGCATCGCCAATGGGCTGGCACAAATATACCACCGACGAAGGCGATATGCTGGGCATGACCACCTTTGGCGAATCGGCCCCGGCCGATGACCTGTACAAGCATTTTGGTTTTACAGTTGATAACGTGATTAAGAGAGCGAAAGCTTTGTTATAG